In Synechococcus sp. A18-25c, a single window of DNA contains:
- the nrdJ gene encoding ribonucleoside-triphosphate reductase, adenosylcobalamin-dependent: protein MTLSPTRSGTEDTLKAVSSNGDFPATAPAANPVFYRTYSRRSSTGRESWSEVGRRNLGGLETLGQLTSEEVALLARMQAEKKALPSGRWLWIGGTPWIERRDNFSGAYNCTSTNLVDWEAFGLMMDLAMMGCGTGAIIEPHLIDRLPVVTNPIEVLDVSEIGVTPAGQRQDKTTFNISDDTVSIRVGDTRRGWVDSYQLMLELSSDERFAGRTVKVQVDLSDVRPVGETLKGFGGMANPVKLKDLYARVARLLGKAVGRKLTSVECCLLIDEAAVTIVAGNIRRSAGMRQFASADSSAAGAKDNLWQQDEQGNWRIDPERDALRMANHTRVYHTRPSREVLHEAVTRQFHSGEGAIQFAPEAIARSNADLLSTPELRREFIDIYCDQGKEEAGRWLNLNHGPIAEDELEHRLGRYGLNPCGEILGADFHCNLAEVHLNQIDPSDEEGQRDAFRAGALSVACLLNHEFEVKRYRQSRAWDPIVGVSFTGLFDFFVHAFGTPWLQWWEAGRPNTEEGQEFKRREAEYLSRWKATVNEAVWEYCDRHGLRRPNRCTTVQPAGTKSLLTGAAPGWHPPKAQRFIRRITFRKNDPVAMACMDYGYTVVPSQSDKDDQGRLLDDPFDPRCTEWLVEIPTEVSWANLPGADAVDINAFSAMAQFDFYMQVQTHYTAHNTSATIEFREHEIEAITDALHGTIARGDGYISAALLARFDANATFPRLPFEPIDADTYEQMQSDVIQRRVSSDFFEALQRYDLGEISEAGPAGCDSDKCLLPLAKPEN from the coding sequence GTGACCCTGTCCCCAACTCGCAGTGGCACCGAGGACACGCTTAAAGCCGTGTCCAGCAATGGTGATTTCCCTGCCACTGCACCTGCTGCCAACCCGGTTTTCTACCGGACCTACAGCCGCCGCAGCAGCACGGGACGCGAGAGCTGGAGCGAAGTGGGACGTCGCAACCTGGGTGGCTTGGAGACGCTGGGACAACTCACCAGCGAAGAAGTCGCTCTTCTTGCCCGCATGCAAGCCGAAAAGAAAGCGCTGCCATCCGGACGCTGGCTCTGGATCGGAGGCACACCCTGGATTGAACGGCGAGACAATTTCTCGGGTGCGTACAACTGCACCTCCACGAATCTTGTGGATTGGGAAGCCTTCGGTCTGATGATGGACCTGGCGATGATGGGTTGTGGAACCGGAGCCATCATCGAGCCCCATCTAATCGACCGTTTGCCAGTGGTCACCAATCCGATTGAGGTGCTTGATGTTTCTGAGATCGGTGTCACACCGGCAGGGCAACGTCAGGACAAGACCACCTTCAACATTAGTGACGACACCGTTTCCATTCGTGTCGGCGATACCAGGCGAGGGTGGGTTGACAGCTACCAACTGATGCTCGAATTGAGCAGCGACGAACGCTTCGCTGGTCGCACCGTCAAGGTGCAGGTTGACCTCTCCGATGTCCGGCCTGTCGGCGAAACCCTCAAGGGATTCGGCGGCATGGCCAACCCAGTGAAACTGAAAGATCTTTATGCCAGGGTCGCTCGCCTGCTCGGTAAGGCTGTTGGGCGCAAGCTCACCTCAGTGGAATGCTGCCTTCTGATCGATGAAGCGGCTGTCACCATTGTGGCGGGCAACATCCGTCGCAGTGCCGGCATGCGTCAATTCGCTTCAGCTGACAGCAGCGCTGCAGGTGCGAAAGACAATCTCTGGCAGCAAGACGAACAAGGCAATTGGCGCATCGATCCTGAAAGGGACGCCTTGCGCATGGCCAACCACACTCGCGTGTATCACACACGGCCCAGCCGAGAGGTGTTGCACGAAGCTGTGACCCGTCAATTCCACAGCGGGGAAGGTGCGATTCAGTTTGCGCCTGAGGCCATCGCCCGCTCGAACGCGGATTTGCTCAGCACACCCGAACTGCGTCGCGAATTCATCGACATTTACTGCGATCAAGGCAAAGAAGAGGCCGGCCGCTGGCTGAACCTCAACCACGGCCCTATCGCGGAAGACGAGCTTGAGCATCGTCTCGGCCGCTATGGCCTCAACCCATGCGGCGAAATTCTCGGTGCAGATTTCCACTGCAACCTCGCCGAGGTGCACCTCAACCAAATCGATCCCAGTGACGAGGAGGGTCAACGTGATGCTTTCCGCGCTGGTGCCCTATCAGTGGCATGTCTCCTCAATCACGAGTTTGAAGTCAAGCGTTATCGCCAAAGCCGGGCCTGGGATCCGATCGTTGGTGTGAGCTTCACCGGACTGTTCGACTTCTTTGTGCATGCTTTCGGCACCCCCTGGCTGCAGTGGTGGGAGGCAGGACGGCCCAATACAGAAGAAGGCCAGGAGTTCAAGCGGCGTGAGGCGGAATACTTGAGTCGCTGGAAAGCGACCGTCAATGAAGCCGTCTGGGAATACTGCGATCGTCACGGCCTGCGTCGCCCGAACCGCTGCACCACAGTTCAGCCCGCGGGAACCAAGAGCCTGCTCACCGGTGCGGCTCCTGGCTGGCACCCCCCCAAGGCCCAGCGTTTCATCCGCCGAATCACCTTCCGCAAAAACGATCCGGTGGCCATGGCTTGCATGGACTACGGCTACACCGTGGTGCCTTCACAGTCAGACAAAGACGATCAGGGCCGCCTCCTGGACGATCCCTTTGATCCACGCTGCACGGAATGGCTGGTGGAAATCCCCACCGAAGTGAGCTGGGCCAATCTTCCCGGTGCAGACGCCGTCGACATCAATGCCTTCTCTGCGATGGCTCAGTTCGACTTCTACATGCAAGTGCAGACCCACTACACCGCCCACAACACTTCAGCCACGATCGAGTTCCGTGAGCACGAAATTGAGGCAATCACCGATGCGCTCCACGGAACCATCGCGCGAGGTGATGGCTACATCTCGGCCGCACTGCTGGCCCGCTTCGATGCCAACGCCACCTTCCCGCGTCTGCCCTTTGAACCGATCGATGCCGACACCTACGAGCAGATGCAATCCGACGTGATCCAACGTCGAGTGAGCTCCGACTTCTTTGAAGCTCTGCAGCGCTACGACTTGGGTGAGATCAGCGAGGCTGGACCGGCTGGCTGTGATTCCGATAAGTGCCTGCTGCCACTGGCAAAGCCGGAAAACTGA
- a CDS encoding trans-aconitate 2-methyltransferase — MNDPLQVDAYAAADFNVSDQAVVDRIEQLLAVDGVHFRQQACLVDLGCGPGNISLRLAKRWTDCCVLGVDAAERMLRVAEARRHDAGVMTERLRYQRRALPLPASSLEADLVVSNSLLHHLHDPMHLWSSVKSLASSRCLVLHRDLKRPDSEASIDGLCQQHVANAPEVLQRDYRASLRAAFTAAEVKAQLAVAGLPQLQVMEVEDRYLEVSGWITGCQAGVDQRSP, encoded by the coding sequence ATGAACGACCCGCTGCAGGTTGATGCCTATGCGGCAGCGGATTTCAACGTTTCCGATCAGGCCGTTGTTGATCGAATTGAGCAACTGCTTGCTGTCGATGGTGTGCATTTTCGCCAACAGGCTTGTCTTGTCGATCTTGGTTGTGGTCCCGGCAACATCAGTCTGCGGCTGGCAAAGCGCTGGACGGACTGTTGTGTGCTGGGGGTGGATGCTGCTGAGCGCATGCTTCGCGTGGCAGAGGCCCGGCGTCATGATGCAGGAGTGATGACTGAGCGCTTGCGCTATCAACGGCGCGCATTGCCCTTGCCGGCGTCTTCACTCGAGGCTGATCTGGTGGTGAGCAACAGCCTGTTGCATCATCTGCATGATCCGATGCATCTCTGGTCATCGGTGAAATCCCTGGCCTCATCACGCTGCCTCGTGTTGCACCGTGACCTCAAGCGCCCAGACAGCGAGGCCAGCATTGATGGTCTCTGCCAGCAGCATGTGGCCAACGCGCCTGAGGTGCTTCAACGTGATTACCGCGCCTCCTTGCGTGCGGCATTCACTGCTGCCGAGGTGAAAGCGCAGCTTGCTGTTGCGGGCCTGCCTCAGCTTCAGGTGATGGAGGTTGAGGACCGATATCTCGAAGTGAGTGGTTGGATCACGGGCTGTCAGGCTGGTGTCGATCAGCGCAGCCCATGA
- a CDS encoding Nif11-like leader peptide family natural product precursor, with translation MSEEQLKAFLEKIQGDTSLQEKLKAATSAEATVEIAKDAGFSISAEDIQLMQLATVEVSDDELEGAAGGRRRTGKLSVVCCTNVCG, from the coding sequence ATGTCAGAAGAGCAACTCAAAGCGTTCCTGGAGAAGATCCAAGGCGACACCAGTCTGCAGGAAAAGCTCAAGGCAGCAACCTCCGCTGAAGCTACTGTTGAAATCGCCAAAGACGCAGGCTTTTCAATTAGCGCAGAAGATATTCAATTAATGCAATTGGCAACGGTAGAAGTGTCAGACGATGAGCTGGAAGGTGCGGCTGGTGGCAGGCGCCGGACTGGTAAGTTGTCGGTGGTGTGTTGTACAAATGTATGTGGTTAG
- a CDS encoding pentapeptide repeat-containing protein: protein MANANWYDYLDLDRFWETTPVKKPEDCDCDKPGTLTDSLIGSLESFVGKEAKDDEIIGAESLPRTPQGWGVRWRPEWFPDGAERNLVDANLRWADLRGADLWRADLWRADLVRADLRGADLDSAFLWGANLRGADLRGALNLDPAADFAIWFQTTCPDGSLSIGNWPCFGDQLIPF from the coding sequence GTGGCAAATGCCAACTGGTACGACTACCTCGATTTGGATCGCTTTTGGGAGACGACGCCAGTAAAGAAACCAGAAGATTGTGATTGCGATAAGCCAGGGACCCTCACCGACTCTCTGATCGGGTCTCTTGAAAGCTTCGTTGGCAAAGAGGCAAAAGACGACGAGATCATAGGCGCCGAAAGCCTTCCGAGAACTCCTCAAGGATGGGGTGTGAGATGGCGCCCTGAATGGTTCCCAGATGGCGCAGAGAGAAATCTCGTTGATGCAAACCTGCGCTGGGCGGACCTGAGGGGAGCAGACCTGTGGCGTGCGGACCTGTGGCGTGCGGACCTTGTTCGTGCGGACCTGAGGGGTGCCGACCTGGATAGTGCGTTCCTGTGGGGTGCGAACCTGAGGGGTGCGGACCTGAGGGGTGCGCTCAATTTGGATCCTGCTGCAGATTTCGCGATTTGGTTCCAAACAACCTGCCCGGACGGCAGTCTGAGTATCGGCAATTGGCCTTGTTTTGGAGATCAGCTAATTCCTTTCTGA
- a CDS encoding Nif11-like leader peptide family RiPP precursor: protein MEKRKAATTPGAALEIAIEAGFLITVEDVRSMKSQLREVSDEELKADAGGDQRSQRSWDSCWGRWVCCTELG, encoded by the coding sequence CTGGAAAAGCGCAAAGCAGCAACCACGCCTGGAGCTGCTCTTGAAATCGCCATTGAAGCTGGGTTTTTAATTACCGTAGAAGATGTTCGATCTATGAAATCGCAATTGAGAGAAGTGTCAGACGAGGAGCTGAAAGCTGATGCTGGCGGCGATCAACGGAGTCAGCGGAGCTGGGACTCCTGTTGGGGGAGGTGGGTATGTTGCACTGAGCTCGGCTGA
- a CDS encoding peptide chain release factor 3, producing the protein MSTESALQDGRELLEAVARRRNFAIISHPDAGKTTLTEKLLLYGGAIQQAGAVKARGEQRKVTSDWMELEKQRGISITSTVLQFDYTGNTINLLDTPGHQDFSEDTYRTLAAADNAVMLEDAAKGLEPQTRKLFEVCRMRQIPIFTFINKMDRPGRDPLSLLDEIESELELTPWAVNWPIGSGEQFRGVIDRRTREVILFSRAERGRQSEERHLSLDDPELLDLVEVDLLEQAVEELDLLEAAGAELDLELVHAGELTPVFFGSAMTNFGVRPFLNAFMEMAQKPVARNGHDGPVDPLRPDFSGFVFKLQANMDPRHRDRVAFVRVCSGRFEKDMTVRHARTGKAIRLSRPQKLFGQDRAVVEDAYPGDVIGLNNPGMFSIGDTLYTGTKVEYEGIPCFSPEIFSWLRNPNPSAFKNFRKGVNELREEGAVQILYDTDESKRDPILAAVGQLQLEVVQHRLQNEYGVETRLEPLGFQVARWVTGGWSALDQVGRIFNCKTVRDAWNRPVLLFKNDWNLNQLNEEHPDLALSAVAPVVSGVEPISL; encoded by the coding sequence ATGAGCACGGAATCAGCACTTCAAGACGGACGTGAGCTGCTCGAGGCGGTGGCACGTCGTCGCAATTTCGCGATCATTTCTCACCCTGATGCTGGTAAAACGACTCTTACAGAGAAGTTGTTGCTTTACGGCGGTGCCATTCAGCAGGCCGGTGCTGTGAAGGCCCGAGGCGAACAACGCAAAGTCACCTCTGACTGGATGGAGCTGGAGAAACAGCGCGGCATCTCCATCACGTCCACCGTTCTTCAGTTCGATTACACCGGCAACACGATCAATCTGCTGGACACTCCTGGTCACCAGGACTTTTCAGAGGACACCTATCGGACGTTGGCGGCTGCTGACAATGCTGTGATGCTCGAGGATGCCGCCAAAGGACTTGAGCCTCAAACGCGAAAACTCTTTGAGGTCTGTCGGATGCGGCAGATCCCTATTTTTACGTTCATCAACAAGATGGATCGCCCCGGTCGTGACCCTCTTTCACTGCTGGATGAAATTGAGTCAGAGCTTGAGCTCACACCATGGGCTGTGAACTGGCCGATCGGGAGTGGTGAGCAGTTCCGTGGGGTGATCGATCGCCGCACGCGCGAGGTGATTTTGTTCTCTCGGGCGGAACGAGGCCGTCAATCGGAGGAACGACATCTCTCACTCGATGATCCTGAGTTGCTGGATCTTGTTGAAGTCGATCTGTTGGAGCAGGCGGTTGAGGAATTGGATTTGCTGGAGGCGGCAGGTGCAGAACTGGATCTGGAGTTAGTGCATGCCGGTGAGCTCACACCGGTGTTCTTCGGATCTGCGATGACCAATTTTGGTGTTCGCCCCTTTCTGAATGCATTCATGGAAATGGCTCAGAAGCCTGTTGCACGCAATGGGCATGACGGGCCGGTGGATCCTTTACGGCCAGATTTCAGTGGGTTTGTGTTCAAATTGCAGGCCAACATGGATCCCCGTCATCGAGATCGTGTCGCCTTTGTCAGGGTTTGTAGTGGGCGATTTGAAAAAGACATGACCGTGCGCCACGCCCGCACCGGCAAGGCCATCCGTTTGTCACGTCCTCAGAAGCTGTTTGGTCAAGACCGGGCCGTTGTGGAAGATGCCTATCCCGGTGACGTGATTGGTTTGAACAATCCGGGCATGTTCTCCATCGGCGACACCCTCTACACGGGAACGAAAGTTGAGTACGAGGGCATTCCCTGCTTCAGTCCTGAGATCTTCAGTTGGCTGCGCAATCCCAATCCTTCCGCCTTCAAGAATTTCCGCAAAGGCGTGAACGAACTGCGCGAGGAAGGTGCTGTGCAGATTCTGTACGACACCGATGAAAGCAAGCGCGACCCAATTCTCGCGGCGGTCGGTCAGTTGCAGCTTGAGGTGGTGCAACATCGGCTTCAAAACGAATATGGCGTTGAAACCCGGCTTGAGCCACTGGGATTTCAAGTGGCGCGATGGGTCACCGGTGGATGGTCGGCACTCGATCAGGTGGGGAGAATTTTCAATTGCAAAACCGTGAGAGACGCTTGGAACCGACCCGTACTCCTGTTCAAGAACGATTGGAACCTCAACCAGCTCAACGAAGAACATCCCGATTTGGCGCTTAGTGCTGTTGCACCGGTGGTCAGCGGTGTTGAGCCAATCAGTCTTTAA
- a CDS encoding Nif11-like leader peptide family natural product precursor yields the protein MSEEQLKAFLEKVKGDTSLMEKLQAAASPEAAIEIAKDAGFAITAEDIQSMQSATVEVSDEELEGAAGGNRRRGSWRCKR from the coding sequence ATGTCAGAAGAGCAACTCAAAGCGTTCCTGGAGAAGGTGAAAGGCGACACCAGTCTTATGGAGAAGCTCCAAGCTGCAGCCTCCCCTGAAGCCGCTATTGAAATTGCTAAAGACGCAGGCTTTGCAATTACCGCAGAAGATATTCAATCAATGCAATCGGCAACGGTAGAAGTTTCAGACGAGGAGCTAGAGGGCGCAGCTGGCGGTAATCGGCGACGAGGGAGCTGGAGGTGCAAGAGGTAA
- a CDS encoding CPP1-like family protein, which yields MAAGMNPGPDSDSQDPYSLLGISADASFEDVQQARDRVVAGCGDDAIARARAEAAYDAVLMARLRDRQSGRVSSDAATASRIERQQGSTEFLPSSSGPAALLTRLRSFSLPTPSLSGSGVMPDFQLVEGQGFTVRCLAGAAALLLLLVAPLTVELLLALSTIGVFISQVKRGRRPLGSLGWTLLLLIAGLSLGALLSMVMAPMALPLSVEQWQALPALVVLLIGALFLA from the coding sequence ATGGCTGCAGGGATGAATCCAGGACCGGATTCGGATTCTCAGGATCCTTATTCTCTGCTCGGCATCAGTGCTGATGCAAGTTTTGAAGATGTCCAACAAGCCCGCGACCGTGTTGTGGCCGGCTGCGGCGATGACGCGATCGCCAGGGCGCGCGCAGAAGCGGCCTACGACGCTGTCTTGATGGCACGTCTTCGCGACCGTCAGTCGGGACGGGTGAGCTCTGATGCTGCAACGGCATCACGAATTGAGCGTCAACAGGGATCGACGGAATTCCTCCCCTCTTCCAGCGGTCCGGCTGCGCTGCTCACCCGTCTTCGCAGTTTCTCTTTGCCAACTCCTTCTCTAAGTGGTTCAGGCGTGATGCCTGATTTCCAATTGGTGGAAGGTCAGGGATTCACGGTGCGTTGTCTCGCAGGAGCGGCTGCATTGCTGCTTCTTTTGGTCGCTCCGTTGACCGTGGAGCTGCTTCTCGCTCTTTCAACCATTGGCGTCTTTATCAGTCAGGTCAAACGCGGCCGTCGTCCACTCGGTTCATTGGGTTGGACATTGTTGTTGCTCATCGCTGGCTTAAGTCTCGGTGCACTGCTCAGCATGGTGATGGCGCCGATGGCGTTGCCATTGTCTGTGGAGCAATGGCAAGCACTGCCCGCTTTGGTGGTGCTTTTAATTGGAGCGTTATTTCTGGCTTGA
- a CDS encoding mechanosensitive ion channel family protein, producing MLAAVGLLICVATAWPHPSAFAGSSINEEVYQPSSRTVIPIEQQPFYEALSEKAAAWDEVVLDHVVGDSPKTTLLNFYAVMSDVALRADLLGFSSSTGQALRREAIDDTNLLFGLAVDALDASAFPESVREDMADEAAIQLKIVLDYVFANSREPIHIPSQAGMKNRNDLRSNPTASWRIPGTAITLTSDIKGDPDNENFYFSASTVASVRSMYEEIRDLPAIKQPYASPNFYSDFIYTPGFLVPPDWYLSLPLEWRVWLEWPVGDQTLFQLAAACVLILVYAYISLRLMRLLFRTYREIGDDENDYESSNRRLFTVDTLAWRRVLIVAPVLPITYAVEQLVDNVINFTGTPLVVAIYIFYVIWYVSASIFVFFLFEALGRSAAEFMSQIRRNRSPIQLRRISSFVMPASRAVGMLISVVLIYRLLLLLGLPSNTVLAFSAVPGLAIGLGATKLIGNLFAGLSIQTDRPLRVGEFCEVGGKIGFVTKIGLRSMELQTLESRVTIPNSVADEATIVNYSRRGLSVERQPMQGLELRLPVRNPMSPFQLEELVRITKLILQSPSFLDHAVELQEQVVSLESLEDGTSQLIVFVMVELHGWKAFLKVRESLLVALEEVLERITLCEIVVGVAYSTSPDQLRLMPELLKAVVREDEQLVFEAARLVRISAFSYDFELEIRSLHLVHDDFEDSVHRLNCRILEVLADHHIQIPYPTQTLELQSNPTT from the coding sequence TTGCTCGCTGCGGTTGGGCTGCTGATCTGTGTTGCGACGGCATGGCCCCACCCCTCAGCTTTTGCGGGCTCATCGATCAATGAGGAGGTGTATCAACCTTCTTCTCGCACTGTGATTCCCATCGAGCAACAGCCGTTCTACGAGGCGTTGAGCGAGAAAGCGGCAGCCTGGGATGAAGTGGTGCTTGATCACGTGGTGGGGGATAGCCCCAAAACCACGTTGCTCAACTTCTATGCCGTGATGTCAGACGTGGCCTTGCGTGCCGATTTGCTCGGGTTTTCATCCTCCACCGGCCAAGCGCTGCGACGCGAAGCCATTGATGACACGAATCTGCTGTTCGGTTTGGCGGTCGATGCGTTGGATGCAAGTGCTTTTCCTGAAAGCGTCCGAGAGGATATGGCCGATGAGGCGGCGATTCAGTTAAAGATCGTTCTTGATTACGTCTTTGCGAATAGCCGAGAGCCAATTCATATCCCCTCTCAGGCAGGGATGAAAAATCGCAACGACTTGCGATCCAACCCGACGGCCTCGTGGCGTATCCCGGGCACTGCCATCACGCTGACCTCTGATATCAAAGGTGATCCGGACAATGAAAATTTTTATTTTTCTGCTTCGACCGTTGCTTCGGTTCGTTCGATGTATGAAGAGATCCGTGATCTTCCGGCAATCAAGCAGCCTTATGCGTCCCCAAATTTCTATTCGGACTTTATCTATACGCCTGGATTTCTTGTTCCACCCGACTGGTATCTGTCGCTTCCACTGGAATGGAGAGTTTGGCTTGAGTGGCCGGTTGGTGACCAAACGCTGTTCCAGCTCGCTGCTGCATGTGTTCTGATTTTGGTTTATGCCTACATAAGCTTGCGCTTGATGCGTCTTTTGTTTCGGACGTATCGAGAAATTGGTGATGATGAGAATGATTACGAGTCCTCAAATCGTCGTCTTTTCACAGTTGATACGTTGGCGTGGAGGCGTGTGCTGATCGTTGCCCCTGTATTGCCTATAACCTACGCTGTTGAACAGCTAGTTGACAATGTGATTAATTTCACTGGTACGCCATTGGTTGTCGCAATTTATATCTTTTATGTGATTTGGTACGTCTCCGCAAGCATTTTTGTTTTCTTCCTGTTTGAGGCGTTGGGTCGAAGTGCTGCGGAGTTTATGTCTCAAATTCGCCGTAATCGTTCACCCATTCAGCTTCGTCGCATTTCAAGCTTCGTGATGCCTGCCAGTCGTGCCGTTGGCATGCTGATTTCTGTGGTGTTGATCTACCGGCTGTTATTGCTGCTGGGGCTGCCATCAAACACTGTTCTCGCTTTTTCGGCGGTGCCTGGCCTGGCGATTGGTCTTGGTGCTACCAAGCTCATCGGCAATCTTTTCGCGGGCTTGTCGATCCAGACAGATCGCCCTTTGAGAGTGGGCGAGTTTTGCGAAGTGGGCGGAAAAATCGGATTTGTGACCAAAATTGGCCTTCGCTCGATGGAGCTGCAGACCTTGGAGAGTCGTGTGACGATCCCCAATTCCGTGGCAGATGAAGCCACCATTGTGAACTATTCCAGGCGTGGTCTCAGTGTTGAACGTCAGCCAATGCAGGGGCTCGAGCTCAGGTTGCCTGTACGCAATCCAATGTCTCCATTCCAGCTTGAGGAATTAGTTCGAATCACCAAGCTTATTTTGCAGTCGCCTTCGTTTCTTGATCACGCGGTCGAACTGCAGGAGCAAGTCGTGAGTTTGGAGTCCCTGGAGGACGGCACCAGTCAACTGATCGTTTTTGTGATGGTGGAATTGCACGGATGGAAAGCGTTTTTGAAGGTGCGTGAAAGCCTCTTAGTGGCGCTAGAAGAAGTGCTTGAACGCATCACTCTTTGCGAGATTGTTGTCGGAGTGGCCTACAGCACCTCTCCCGACCAGCTCAGGCTCATGCCTGAGTTGCTCAAAGCCGTGGTGAGGGAAGACGAGCAACTTGTGTTTGAGGCAGCGCGACTCGTTCGGATTTCCGCTTTCAGCTACGACTTTGAATTGGAAATCCGCTCACTGCATCTGGTTCATGATGATTTTGAAGACAGTGTTCACCGCTTGAATTGCAGGATTCTTGAGGTTCTGGCAGATCATCACATTCAGATTCCCTACCCCACACAAACACTTGAACTGCAATCCAACCCCACGACCTAA
- a CDS encoding AbrB family transcriptional regulator, with protein MLTGSDLLAKVKELGDVSKTDLATACGYVTDKKDGGQRVNFTAFYEALLSAKGVELGGGSAGIGKGGRKLSYTAKVQGNGNLLVGKAYTAMLDLNPGDEFEIKLGRKAIRLIPVGGSDEEGEE; from the coding sequence ATGCTCACCGGATCTGATCTTCTTGCCAAGGTTAAAGAGCTTGGCGATGTGTCCAAAACTGATTTGGCTACGGCCTGTGGCTACGTCACCGATAAAAAGGATGGCGGCCAGCGAGTGAATTTCACTGCGTTCTACGAAGCTCTGCTGAGCGCCAAAGGCGTGGAACTTGGTGGCGGTTCTGCCGGTATTGGCAAAGGCGGCCGCAAACTCAGCTACACCGCAAAAGTGCAGGGCAATGGCAACCTCCTGGTTGGCAAGGCCTACACCGCCATGCTCGATCTCAATCCTGGTGATGAGTTTGAAATCAAGCTTGGACGGAAAGCCATCCGTTTGATTCCCGTTGGTGGCTCTGACGAAGAAGGCGAAGAGTGA
- a CDS encoding Nif11-like leader peptide family natural product precursor has translation MSEEQLKAFLEKVKGDTSFQEKLNTEGADFVAIVAIAKAAGFSITTEDLNSHRQVELSDDELEAAAGGWNMDWFTHYHPPACR, from the coding sequence ATGTCAGAAGAGCAACTCAAAGCCTTCCTGGAGAAGGTCAAAGGCGACACCAGCTTTCAGGAAAAGCTCAATACAGAAGGAGCTGATTTTGTTGCTATTGTTGCTATTGCAAAGGCTGCAGGGTTTTCGATCACCACAGAAGACCTAAACTCTCATAGACAGGTGGAGCTTAGTGATGATGAGCTTGAGGCTGCGGCTGGGGGTTGGAATATGGATTGGTTTACTCATTACCATCCACCAGCATGCCGCTAA
- a CDS encoding Nif11-like leader peptide family natural product precursor: MSKEQLNAFLEKVKGDTSLQEKLNAPTTPEAVIELAKDAGFAITAEDILSMQSTTEEVSDDELEVATGGLVEVTLASPTTPTTSPTVITRVRHNRTPLTPRTPSSPAPAPIIK, encoded by the coding sequence ATGTCCAAAGAGCAGCTCAATGCCTTTCTAGAAAAGGTCAAAGGCGACACCAGCCTTCAGGAAAAGCTCAATGCACCAACCACTCCTGAAGCTGTTATTGAACTCGCCAAAGACGCAGGGTTTGCCATTACCGCAGAAGATATTCTGTCAATGCAATCGACAACGGAAGAAGTGTCAGATGACGAGCTTGAAGTTGCAACTGGCGGATTGGTGGAGGTCACTCTCGCTTCGCCTACTACGCCTACAACTTCGCCTACGGTTATAACTAGGGTTAGACACAACAGGACTCCGCTTACGCCGAGGACGCCCAGCTCTCCCGCGCCTGCACCGATCATTAAATAA